The region GAAAATATCCTTTTGAATGGCGCTCTCTAAAACGCTCGGGCGTAATAATACTGAGAGTTTTTCCTAGGGCCTCGTCTGAGCTATATCCAAAAATACGCTCGGCGGATGCGTTCCAAAACAAGATATTCTCATCTCGATCGGAAATAATCACAGCCTCGCCAATTTGGCTAACAAGTGTTTCGAAATCTATAGCGTTTGGCATTTTTAAACTCTATTTTTAAGTAATTTATGACTAAGCATACCCCAATAAAAAACCACCCGAAGGTGGTTCTCAGGGGCGCATCTATTTTTAGTAAGTCTTGTAAGAAAGGTACTTACCTGACAGCACTACTTGAACACGATCGCCCTTTGGATCAGGCTCGCGCTGGATATCCATTGAGAAATCGATTGCACTCATAATGCCATCGCCAAACTCTTCATGGATTAACTCTTTAATAGTAGTGCCATAAACACTCACAATCTCATACCAACGATAGATCAATGGGTCTGTTGGAACGGCGGTTGGCAGAGATCCTTTATAAGGAACAATTTGCAACCAAGCCATCTCTTCATCAGTCAAATCAAATAACTTACCAGCGGCTTCAGCCTGCACCTTAGTAAAGGTCATTTGACCTAAACAGCCTGCAGTAACCCACTCCTTTGATTCTCCTATTGCTTTTGCAATATCACTCCACTTCATGCCATTGCGAACTTTGGCTTCGATAATTTTTTGTGTAACTACTGAACGATCCATCTTTTTCTCCTAGTTTTAAGTTTTAGTTTATTAAGCAACAACCGCATCAACACCTGGAAGCACTATTACAGGCTTGTAACCATCCAACTCACCCTTAGCTCCTTTTACCTGCAGATCCTTTGATCGATTGACTAGAAAATCTACTAAATGGTTTCGCATTGGGTAATACATAGCATCATGATGTAAATTGGCCCGCTTTCTTCCTTTGGGCAAAGTGTTGACAACGATTTCAGCGATACGTGCATTAGGGCCGTTGCTCATCAGCATAATTTTGTCAGAAAGCAAGATTGCCTCATCAACATCGTGGGTGATCATAAATACAGTTTGATTTGTTTCTTTGCAAATTTTGAGTAGCTCATCCTGAATAACCCCACGAGTTAACGCATCCAAGGCTCCGAATGGTTCATCAAGTAGTAGCATTTTTGGCTCAATTGCAAAGGCTCTTGCAATACCAACCCTTTGCTTCATACCGCCAGATAATTCAGATGGTTTTTTATTTTCAGCATTTACCAAGCCGACCATTGCTAGATACTTTTTGGAATGCTCAGTAATCTGCTCTTTTGACCAATCGGGATACTTTGACTTCACTGCAAAAGCCACATTCTGCAGTACTGTCATCCACGGCATTAATGCATGCCCTTGGAATACAACTCCACGCTCTAAACCAGGGCCCTGAATACGCTTACCAAGCATGATGGCATTGCCGCCAGTTGCTTCTTCAAGACCAGCAAGCACATTCAAAATAGTAGTTTTGCCACATCCGGAATGGCCGATGATACAAACAAACTCTCCTTTTTCGATTTCAAAATCTATTCCTTCAAATACTGGAGGTGCGTCAGCTTTATACGACTTGCTGAGGTTTGAAACTTTGAGGAATGTATTTTCAATCTGCATACGAAACCGCCTTTTGTAACTTGCCAAATGCTGTATCTAGCAACATTCCAACAATACCAATTAAAAGAATTGCAAAAATAACACTGGAGAGCGATAGGTTATTCCACTCATTCCATAAGAAGTAACCAATTCCGGTACCACCAACAAGCATCTCAGCAGCAACGATCACTAACCAGGCAATACCCATGGATATGCGCATACCAGTCAAAATGGTTGGTGCAGCAGCAGGAAGAATGACTAAGAATGCCTTACGTAAAGGAGAGACTTCTAATGTCTTGGCAACGTTTAATAATTCTTTACGTACATTAGCAACTCCAAATGCTGTGTTGAGGAGCATTGGCCATACGGAACAAATAAAGATCACAAAGATTCCAGAAATAGCAGAGTCTTTGATGGTGTAGAGCGCGATAGGCATCCAAGCCAATGGCGAAATCGGCTTCAGAATTTGAATGAATGGATTAAATGCCTCGTAAGCCAATGGTGACATGCCGATCCAGAATCCAAACGGAATAGCGACAATCATCGCCAACAAGAATCCTAAGGCAACACGCGCCAAAGAATAAGCAAGTTGAATACCTATTCCCTTATCGTTTGGGCCATTGTCATAAAAAGGGTGTGATAACTGCTTATAGATAGTCTCCCCCATTTGCGTTAAGGTTGGGAATCCAGTTTTTTGAACAGGATCACTACCACCCTGACCCATGAGACTGCTGTACTCACTAGAACTAGTTGATACTCCTGGCGGCGGTGTAACTTTTTGTGTTGTCGCCATATGCCAGATAAATAAGCACATGAGCAAAATCACAACCGATAGAATTGCGCCTTTAACCTTAATTGATACTGTTTTCATTCATTTACCCTAAGTTCATGCTTTATTAGTTTGAAAAGATTTCAAATAGGCTGCCGGTTGACTAGGGTCAAACTCTTTACCCATAATCTTGTCTTTTTTGTATCCCACTTTAGCTAATGGTGGAACTGCAATGCCAGTCTCGCCCATATACTTTTTAGCGTCCGTAAGCAAGAATACTTTTTCAGAGATGTCCTTATAATTCACATCGCCTTTGACATAGCCCCAGCGCTGCATTTGAGTCAACATCCAAGTTGCCATGGAGTACCAAGGAATTGGGTTGAAGTCGATGCGATCTGGTACGTTTTGCACATTGCCTAGACCATCTGCAAACTTACCAGTGAGAACTTGCATTACAACTGTCTCTGGCTGGTTAAGGTAATTTGGCGTAGAAATTACTTTAGCAATTAAAGGTCTATTCGCAGGATCACGTGCCATCGTCGAAGCATTTAAGACTGCACGATAGAGGGCTGCAAAGGTATTTGGATTCTTACGGATAAATTCTTCTGAGGTTCCAAAAGCACAGCAAGGGTGACCATCCCAAATCTGCTTAGTCAGAATGTGAATAAATCCGACCTCGTCATATACTGCGCGCTGGTTAAATGGATCAGGCCCTAAAAAACCATCAATATTGCCGGCACGTAAGTTGGCAACCATCTCTGGTGGAGGTGTAACGCGAATCTGAATATCTTTATCTGGATCTAAGCCAGCTTGAGCAACGTAATAACGCAGCAAGAAGTTATGCATTGAGTATTCGAATGGAACAGCAAACTTCATGCCTTTCCAGTTTTTCGGATCACGATTATCTTTATGCTTGTTAGCCAACGTAATAGCCTGACCATTCACGTTCTGAATTGTGGCCACACGCATCTGAGAAGGATCAGAACCCAAGCCCATTGACATTGAGATCGGCATTGGTGATAAAAAGTGTGAGGCATCATGCTCTTTATTGAGCATCTTGTCACGAATTAAAGCCCAACCTGCGGTCTTATTAAGCGTAACCTTCAGGCCTTGTTTTTTATAAAAACCAAGTGGGTCAGCCATGATGAGTGGAGTCGCACAAGTAATTGCGATAAAGCCAATTTTTAGGTCTGGTTTTTCTAATGGCGCTTTTTCTTGTGCCATTGCCTGCAAGGACCCTACTGGCAAGAAGCCCGAGAGAGCGCTCATTGCTCCACCAACTCCAACAGCCTTTAAAAATGCGCGTCTACGATCTTCTTGAGGAAAAAGAGCCTTAACTAAGCTGGCCTCAACAAAATCTGCGCTTTGCTGCTCGGCATCCACCATTGCTGAAAGCGAGTTTGCATGATCTAACTCAGATGCATGCTGTCCACAGCTGCAGCGGTTGCTAAACAGAGGTCTATCTGGATCAAAAGGACGATATGAATTCATTTATAGCTCCTAGTAAGTAATTAAGATGCCGCTTGAAATACGTTGAAATGATTTTGTGACTCGATTAATGGGATAAGCGTATGCAGTTTTTTTCTATAAACCTCTCCAACCATCACCACAACAGGTTGCTTATCTAAAAAATGATGATGAACATCACCAAAGCGCAATTCATCTAATGTGCAAGCAAAACTGCGTTGCGTTGGCAGGCTGACCGATTCCATCAAGCAAACAGGGGTATCTACCGTGTAGCCCTGAGCAATCAATGTTGTCGCAACCTCAGATAGCTGATCACGCGCCATATAGTAAATAGCGGTTTTATGATCTTCGTGCGCACAACGGCCTGGAAGAGTAGTCAGCGTCAGGGTTCTACTTAACTCTCTCGTAGTTGGAGGCTGCTTTAATTCTGCCGAGGCCGCTAAGGCAGTAGTGATGCCTGGAACAATCTCATAGCGCACGTTTGCTTTCTCAAGAGCGTCAATCTCTTCCTGTGCACGACCAAAGATCATTGGATCTCCGCCTTTTAAGCGCACAACTACTGAGTACTTACCTGCAGCATCCACCAATTGCTTGTTGATGAAGTGCTGAGAGCTTGAATGCGATCCGCATCTTTTGCCTACCTGCACCAACCTAGTGCTAGGACACCACTCCAACATAGAAATATCGATGAGTGCGTCAAAAAAAACAATGTCTGCCTGAGCCAAAATTCTTGAACCCCGAACAGTGATGAGATCAGAGGCTCCAGGCCCAGCACCAATGAGGTAGACGCCAGGCAACGCCCCATTTAATTTGGGTGCTTTGACTGTTCTTAGTGCAATTTGTTCCATGCATCATTTGTAACAGTCGGCAATAGCCCTAAATTCTCTACGTGAACCAAAAATGCTCATGCTTTGATTTGGTGCACCAATACTGAGCCACCACTCTAATCTCGGGACTTACTACTTCTTTATCGTTAGTTATCGACTAAAGGAGCTCAGCATGAAAGTGAAAATAAGCATTAGCGGTTTATTACCAGAAGCTACTACCCCCACTGTTGCTGATGCGAATCCTACGCGTCGCAAACTTATCCAAAGTATTGGCTCTGCCAGCATTCTGTCCTTAATCGACCCAATGGTTAAAGCGGGTGCATGGGCGGCAGGCTCAGATGCCCCTGAGAAAACGGATGTAAAGGTCAGTTTCATTGCCCTTACAGACTGCTCATCGGTTGTCATGGCTAACCATCTTGGTCTAGATAAGAAGTACGGCGTTAAGATCATCCCCACTAAAGAAGCGTCATGGGCTGCAATCCGTGACAAGCTTGTAAATGGCGAGAATGATATGTCTCACATCCTCTATGGTTTAGTTTATGGATTGCAGATGGGTATTGGTGGCCAACAAAAAGATATGTCAGTTCTGATGTCTCTAAATAATAATGGTCAGGCAATAACCTTATCAAAAGCGCTTTATCAAAAAGGTG is a window of Polynucleobacter asymbioticus QLW-P1DMWA-1 DNA encoding:
- a CDS encoding CmpA/NrtA family ABC transporter substrate-binding protein, which encodes MNSYRPFDPDRPLFSNRCSCGQHASELDHANSLSAMVDAEQQSADFVEASLVKALFPQEDRRRAFLKAVGVGGAMSALSGFLPVGSLQAMAQEKAPLEKPDLKIGFIAITCATPLIMADPLGFYKKQGLKVTLNKTAGWALIRDKMLNKEHDASHFLSPMPISMSMGLGSDPSQMRVATIQNVNGQAITLANKHKDNRDPKNWKGMKFAVPFEYSMHNFLLRYYVAQAGLDPDKDIQIRVTPPPEMVANLRAGNIDGFLGPDPFNQRAVYDEVGFIHILTKQIWDGHPCCAFGTSEEFIRKNPNTFAALYRAVLNASTMARDPANRPLIAKVISTPNYLNQPETVVMQVLTGKFADGLGNVQNVPDRIDFNPIPWYSMATWMLTQMQRWGYVKGDVNYKDISEKVFLLTDAKKYMGETGIAVPPLAKVGYKKDKIMGKEFDPSQPAAYLKSFQTNKA
- a CDS encoding ABC transporter ATP-binding protein is translated as MQIENTFLKVSNLSKSYKADAPPVFEGIDFEIEKGEFVCIIGHSGCGKTTILNVLAGLEEATGGNAIMLGKRIQGPGLERGVVFQGHALMPWMTVLQNVAFAVKSKYPDWSKEQITEHSKKYLAMVGLVNAENKKPSELSGGMKQRVGIARAFAIEPKMLLLDEPFGALDALTRGVIQDELLKICKETNQTVFMITHDVDEAILLSDKIMLMSNGPNARIAEIVVNTLPKGRKRANLHHDAMYYPMRNHLVDFLVNRSKDLQVKGAKGELDGYKPVIVLPGVDAVVA
- the cobA gene encoding uroporphyrinogen-III C-methyltransferase, translated to MEQIALRTVKAPKLNGALPGVYLIGAGPGASDLITVRGSRILAQADIVFFDALIDISMLEWCPSTRLVQVGKRCGSHSSSQHFINKQLVDAAGKYSVVVRLKGGDPMIFGRAQEEIDALEKANVRYEIVPGITTALAASAELKQPPTTRELSRTLTLTTLPGRCAHEDHKTAIYYMARDQLSEVATTLIAQGYTVDTPVCLMESVSLPTQRSFACTLDELRFGDVHHHFLDKQPVVVMVGEVYRKKLHTLIPLIESQNHFNVFQAAS
- the cynS gene encoding cyanase translates to MDRSVVTQKIIEAKVRNGMKWSDIAKAIGESKEWVTAGCLGQMTFTKVQAEAAGKLFDLTDEEMAWLQIVPYKGSLPTAVPTDPLIYRWYEIVSVYGTTIKELIHEEFGDGIMSAIDFSMDIQREPDPKGDRVQVVLSGKYLSYKTY
- the ntrB gene encoding nitrate ABC transporter permease, translating into MKTVSIKVKGAILSVVILLMCLFIWHMATTQKVTPPPGVSTSSSEYSSLMGQGGSDPVQKTGFPTLTQMGETIYKQLSHPFYDNGPNDKGIGIQLAYSLARVALGFLLAMIVAIPFGFWIGMSPLAYEAFNPFIQILKPISPLAWMPIALYTIKDSAISGIFVIFICSVWPMLLNTAFGVANVRKELLNVAKTLEVSPLRKAFLVILPAAAPTILTGMRISMGIAWLVIVAAEMLVGGTGIGYFLWNEWNNLSLSSVIFAILLIGIVGMLLDTAFGKLQKAVSYAD